Part of the Tumebacillus sp. BK434 genome is shown below.
ATTGACATTGCTGCCTTCCGTCACGATGTCGGCGATCAGTTCGCCTGTTTCGGCGACGACGACAGCCCGGGTTTTGGTTCCGCCCCCGTCAACGCCTACAAACGCTTTCCTTGCGTTCAACTGTCAACACCTACCGATGGAGTTCTACTTGAAGTTTGTAGCGGTCGCCCCGATACACCGAGCTGACATATTCGAACGGCTGTTCGTCCCCGTCAAACGTCACGCGCTCAATCAACAGCACGGGCGATTTGACGGAGATGCCGAGCGCTTCCGAATTCGAGCGGTCGGACAGCCCCACTTCGATCACTTGTCTGGCAAACTTGATCTGCAGGCCATGCTTCTCCTCCAGCAAGGTGTACAGCGAAACGGAATGCAGGTCTTCCTGCTCCAGCTCCGGGAAGCGGGCAAGAGGCAGATGTGACACCTCAAACGCCATCGGCTTGGAATCGGCCAAGCGGACGCGCTCCAGCACCAGCACCTGGCGATTCTGCTCCAGCCGCAGCGCCGCAGCGACCTTTGGCCCCGCTTCCTCAGTATAGATGGCGAGGATGCGCGAGTCGGGCTTCATCCCGCGGCTGCGCATGTCTTCGCTAAACGAGGTCAGACGCAGGAGCGGCTGATCGATCTTCGGCTCGGCGACAAATGTCCCCTTGCCCTGCTCGCGCACCAGCAGGCCCTCTTTGACCATCTCGCCCAACGCCTGCCGAACGGTCATCCGGCTGATCCCGTAGCGGTCGCTCAGTTCGCGTTCCGACGGCATCAACGCTCCGGGCGGCAATTCTCCTTCGCGGATCGTCTGGGTCAACCGTTCTTTGAGCTGATAATACAACGGAATTGGAATATTCTTCTTTAACATGGCATCACTTCACCTAACATATGGAGGTCTATACCACTTTATATATTCGAAAAATCGCATACATTTCCTGCTGATTTTTCGAATTGCATAAAAAATTTACTGTTTCTGCAAAGACAAGTCCACAAACGTTAAAATCTCTTCCCCGATCTTGTACGGCTCCTGCTTCAGCTTGTTCAACTCGGCCTCCGTTTGCCGGGTCAGTTCGGCGCGCTCCGGCGTCCCCGGCGCGGCGGCCAGCATCCGCAGCGTCAGCAAGCCGAGCTCCCCTTCGCGGCTCAGCTTCATCAGCCACGGGTCGATCTCTTTGAGCAACTGCTTGTTCGTCGTGCTCTTCTGCAACTCGCCGCGCAGCCCTTTCAGCTCATCGAACTCTTTTTTCAGCCGCGCCGTATCTTCCGCGTCGACCAGTTCCTTAAACTTCGGATTCCACTCATCCTCAGCAAACATCGAACGGCGGGAATAGTCGGTAAACTTGTTGAACAGACCAGATTTTCCCACGCCTTTCAGCTCGGAGAGGCCTTCCACATACGATTTCTCAGGATCGTACGCCGCCGGGTTCTGCAGATATTTGGAGATCGAGTACAGGGCCGGCTTCGAAGATTCCGGCTGCACCATCGGATTGGCCAGCAGGCCGGAAACGTGAGCTTGCAGGTCTTCAGAACGCGCTTCCAACGGGCCGAAAAACAGCTGCGGCTCATTGGCGATCGCATAGGTATAATCGTTGACCGGATAGTTATCCCAGATCAATGGCTTGCGGCCTAATAGCTGCGCGACTTTGTCCGCGTCGGCCGAATCG
Proteins encoded:
- a CDS encoding GntR family transcriptional regulator; protein product: MLKKNIPIPLYYQLKERLTQTIREGELPPGALMPSERELSDRYGISRMTVRQALGEMVKEGLLVREQGKGTFVAEPKIDQPLLRLTSFSEDMRSRGMKPDSRILAIYTEEAGPKVAAALRLEQNRQVLVLERVRLADSKPMAFEVSHLPLARFPELEQEDLHSVSLYTLLEEKHGLQIKFARQVIEVGLSDRSNSEALGISVKSPVLLIERVTFDGDEQPFEYVSSVYRGDRYKLQVELHR